The Drosophila bipectinata strain 14024-0381.07 chromosome 2L, DbipHiC1v2, whole genome shotgun sequence genome has a segment encoding these proteins:
- the LOC108125977 gene encoding uncharacterized protein isoform X8, producing the protein MKKQVGFRKKKFKEQGPCARTRKIRSLNMGGTVEQRPWTPTVRIGKIAAETTNPGPAIVTLPTLIGSKVPDSKKKAAPSYSFGHKLGNKYDTFGPGPAQYNVTGLRAKGRDYPRAATLQSRPKELTRFQNPGPGEYDVLHAAKAAMDAPPRYTFGQKPATLKSFQIPAPNSYCPEKVTQSKKNAPRYTFGRRTKIQHDQGTPAPGAYCPEKVKLNKTPEFSFGIKHHELRPDYTPAPGTYKPEQVSLEHNPAYSFGIKTKHIQVSDTPAPGAYSPEKSKLHSTPAYSITGKASHDVVDCTPAPGAYEPEKCVLSKTPAFSFGHRVELAKASDTPAPGTYQPEKVRLDSTPAFTLSGRHEIKAVSETPAPGSYAPEKYRNDRTPAFTFGGKNEQRLESSTPAPGDYHPEKVRHDHNPAFSFAGRHDLHKISETPAPGDYHPEKVRQDHNPAFSFAGRHDLQKPENTPAPGAYSPEKVRQDHNPAFSMAGKHTQKVSSDTPAPGDYCPEKVRLDHTPAYTFGGKNDPKVENNTPAPGDYCPEKVRQDHNPAFSFAGRHDLHKPDSNPAPGAYSPEKVRQDHNPAFSMAGKHTQKVSSDTPAPGDYCPEKVRLDHTPAYTFGGKNDPKVENNTPAPGDYHPEKVRQDHNPAFSFGGRHDLHKPDNNPAPGAYSPEKVRQDHNPAFSMAGKYIQRVSSDTPAPGDYCPEKVRLDHTPAYTFGGKNDPKVENNTPAPGDYHPEKVRQDHNPAFSFAGRHDLYKPNETPAPGAYSPEKVRQDHNPAFSMAGKHTQKVSSDTPAPGDYCPEKVRLDHTPAYTFGGKNDPKVENNTPAPGDYHPEKVRQDHNPAFSFAGRHDLHKPDSNPAPGAYFPEKVRQDHNPAFSMAGKHTQKVSSDTPAPGDYCPEKVRLDHTPAYTFGGKNDPKVENNTPAPGDYHPEKVRQDHNPAFSFAGRHDLYKPNETPAPGAYSPEKVRQDHNPAFSMAGKHTQKVSSDTPAPGDYCPEKVRLDHTPAYTFGEKNDLKIENYTPAPGEYSPEKVRQDHNPAFSFGGRHDLHKPNSNPAPGAYSPEKVRQDHNPAFSMAGKYIQKVSSDTPAPGDYCPEKVRLDHTPAYTFGGKNDLKIDNHTPAPGDYHPEKVRQDHNPAFSFAGRHDLHKPNDTPAPGAYAPEKVRQDHNPAFSFGGKYDPKAEVTHPAPCDYAPERVRLDHTPAYTIAGRPTAEPVSQTPAPCDYHPEQCHVDSTPAFTFGMRLGRELVSDTPAPSAYEPEKHSLHSTPAFTFGTKSEIRVASDAPVRNNGDCTSTTTTTNNSQNNANGSSSTTTTTTTTTTTKTFINGVEQPDLVQKQTKQSTKKQVNGVAHNELKSAALSNGNHSKVVSTTTTEKQVVHGEKMSDNMKVVASGKSDASATKTAAVSHQTVVRSDGAIVSSNQSSRMQTVKYAVEASSVQEKIISS; encoded by the exons ATGAAGAAG caAGTCGGTTTCAGGAAGAAAAAGTTCAAGGAGCAGGGACCCTGCGCCCGTACCCGAAAGATACGATCCCTGAATATGGGCGGGACTGTGGAGCAGCGACCTTGGACCCCGACTGTCCGTATTGGCAAGATTGCCGCCGAAACTACTAATCCTGGACCGGCTATTGTCACGCTTCCAACTTTGATTG GCAGCAAAGTGCCCGATTCTAAAAAGAAAGCGGCTCCTTCGTATTCCTTTGGTCACAAGTTGGGTAACAAATACGACACCTTTGGCCCGGGTCCAGCCCAATACAATGTTACAGGTCTGAGGGCCAAGGGAAGGGACTATCCAAGGGCTGCCACCCTGCAAAGTCGACCCAAGGAACTGACCCGCTTCCAAAATCCAGGACCAGGCG AATACGATGTTCTGCATGCGGCCAAGGCGGCTATGGATGCCCCTCCAAGATATACCTTTGGCCAGAAACCCGCGACCCTCAAGTCCTTCCAGATACCAG CTCCGAATAGCTATTGCCCTGAAAAGGTCACGCAATCAAAAAAGAATGCGCCACGCTACACTTTTGGTAGACGAACTAAAATCCAACACGACCAGGGCACACCAG CTCCTGGCGCCTATTGTCCTGAGAAGGTGAAGCTCAATAAGACGCCAGAGTTTAGTTTTGGCATCAAACACCATGAACTGCGACCGGACTACACACCAG cGCCGGGCACTTACAAGCCCGAGCAGGTTAGCCTCGAACACAATCCCGCCTATAGTTTTGGCATAAAAACCAAACACATTCAGGTCAGCGACACCCCAG CACCCGGTGCTTACAGTCCCGAAAAATCAAAGTTACACTCCACACCCGCGTACTCGATCACAGGCAAGGCTTCTCATGATGTTGTAGATTGCACGCCTG CACCCGGCGCATACGAACCAGAAAAGTGTGTGCTGAGCAAGACGCCCGCCTTTAGCTTCGGCCACCGCGTGGAGCTCGCCAAGGCCAGCGACACCCCCGCCCCGGGCACCTACCAGCCCGAGAAGGTGCGGCTGGACAGCACGCCGGCCTTCACCCTCTCCGGCCGCCACGAAATCAAGGCGGTGAGCGAGACCCCAGCGCCCGGTTCGTATGCCCCGGAAAAGTATCGCAACGATCGCACGCCCGCCTTCACCTTCGGCGGTAAGAACGAGCAGCGGCTCGAGAGCTCCACTCCGGCACCTGGCGACTACCATCCAGAAAAAGTCCGGCACGATCACAATCCTGCTTTCTCATTCGCCGGTCGCCACGATTTGCACAAAATAAGCGAGACACCAGCCCCCGGGGACTACCACCCGGAAAAGGTAAGGCAGGACCACAACCCAGCCTTCTCCTTCGCCGGACGTCACGATCTGCAGAAGCCCGAAAATACCCCAGCTCCCGGGGCCTACTCCCCGGAGAAAGTCCGCCAAGATCACAATCCTGCATTTTCGATGGCTGGGAAGCACACCCAGAAGGTGTCCAGCGATACTCCTGCTCCTGGGGATTACTGTCCCGAAAAGGTTAGATTAGATCATACTCCTGCTTACACCTTTGGAGGAAAGAATGATCCTAAAGTGGAGAACAATACTCCCGCTCCAGGGGATTACTGCCCTGAGAAGGTCAGACAAGATCACAATCCTGCTTTCTCGTTCGCTGGTCGTCATGACCTCCACAAACCTGACAGCAATCCTGCTCCAGGAGCTTACTCCCCGGAGAAAGTCCGTCAGGATCACAATCCTGCATTTTCGATGGCTGGGAAGCACACCCAGAAGGTCTCCAGCGATACTCCTGCTCCCGGGGATTACTGTCCCGAAAAGGTTAGATTAGACCACACTCCTGCTTACACCTTTGGAGGAAAGAATGATCCTAAAGTGGAGAACAATACCCCTGCTCCTGGTGACTATCATCCAGAAAAAGTCAGACAAGATCACAATCCAGCTTTCTCGTTTGGTGGTCGACACGACCTTCACAAACCTGACAATAATCCTGCTCCTGGAGCTTACTCCCCGGAGAAAGTCCGTCAGGATCACAATCCTGCTTTTTCAATGGCTGGAAAGTATATTCAAAGGGTTTCAAGCGATACTCCAGCTCCTGGTGATTATTGTCCCGAAAAGGTTAGATTAGATCACACTCCCGCTTACACCTTTGGAGGAAAGAATGATCCTAAAGTGGAGAATAATACCCCCGCCCCTGGGGATTACCATCCCGAAAAGGTGAGACAGGATCACAACCCTGCTTTCTCATTCGCTGGACGCCACGATCTCTATAAACCCAATGAAACTCCCGCTCCAGGAGCCTATTCTCCAGAGAAAGTCAGACAAGATCACAATCCTGCATTTTCGATGGCTGGAAAGCACACCCAGAAGGTGTCCAGCGATACTCCTGCTCCCGGTGATTACTGTCCCGAAAAGGTTAGACTAGACCACACTCCTGCCTATACTTTTGGAGGAAAGAATGATCCTAAAGTGGAGAACAATACCCCTGCTCCTGGTGACTATCATCCAGAAAAAGTCAGACAAGATCATAATCCCGCTTTCTCGTTCGCTGGTCGACACGACCTCCACAAGCCAGATAGCAATCCCGCTCCTGGAGCTTACTTCCCGGAGAAAGTCCGCCAAGATCACAATCCTGCATTTTCGATGGCTGGAAAGCACACCCAGAAGGTGTCCAGCGATACTCCTGCTCCCGGTGATTACTGTCCCGAAAAGGTTAGATTAGACCACACTCCTGCCTATACTTTTGGAGGAAAGAATGATCCTAAAGTGGAGAACAATACCCCTGCTCCTGGGGATTACCATCCAGAAAAGGTCAGACAGGATCACAATCCGGCTTTCTCATTCGCTGGACGCCACGATCTCTATAAACCTAATGAAACTCCCGCTCCAGGAGCCTACTCCCCGGAGAAAGTCCGCCAAGATCACAATCCTGCTTTTTCGATGGCTGGAAAGCACACACAGAAGGTGTCCAGTGATACTCCTGCCCCAGGAGATTACTGCCCCGAAAAAGTTAGATTAGACCACACTCCTGCCTATACTTTTGGGGAAAAGAATGACCTCAAAATTGAAAACTACACTCCTGCTCCTGGGGAGTACTCTCCAGAGAAGGTAAGACAAGATCACAATCCGGCTTTCTCGTTCGGAGGTCGACACGACCTCCACAAACCTAACAGCAATCCTGCTCCTGGAGCTTACTCTCCGGAGAAAGTTAGACAAGACCACAATCCAGCTTTTTCGATGGCTGGAAAGTACATTCAAAAGGTGTCCAGTGATACCCCTGCTCCTGGTGATTACTGTCCCGAAAAGGTTAGGTTAGACCACACTCCCGCTTATACTTTTGGGGGAAAGAACGACCTAAAAATCGATAACCACACACCGGCTCCTGGTGACTATCATCCGGAAAAAGTAAGGCAGGATCACAACCCCGCTTTCTCATTCGCTGGACGCCACGATCTACATAAACCCAATGACACCCCGGCTCCTGGGGCATACGCTCCGGAGAAGGTTCGCCAAGATCACAACCCAGCTTTCAGCTTTGGCGGCAAGTACGACCCCAAGGCGGAAGTGACTCATCCTGCGCCATGCGACTACGCCCCCGAGAGAGTTCGCCTCGACCATACACCCGCCTACACCATTGCAGGTCGTCCGACCGCCGAGCCGGTGAGCCAGACCCCGGCTCCGTGCGACTACCATCCGGAGCAGTGTCATGTGGACAGCACCCCTGCCTTTACCTTTGGCATGCGACTGGGAAGAGAACTCGTCTCTGATACACCAG CACCCTCTGCATACGAGCCTGAAAAGCACTCCCTGCACTCAACACCGGCCTTCACCTTCGGCACAAAGTCGGAGATCCGAGTGGCCTCCGATGCCCCAG TACGCAACAACGGTGActgcaccagcaccaccacaaCCACAAATAATAGCCAAAACAATGCAAATGGTAGCAGCAGCACAACCACAACTACAACCACCACGACAACCACAAAGACCTTTATCAACGGCGTGGAGCAACCGGATCTGGtgcaaaagcaaacaaagcaAAGCACCAAAAAGCAGGTGAATGGCGTCGCCCACAATGAGCTCAAGTCAGCAGCCCTTAGCAATGGGAACCACTCGAAGGTGGTCAGCACCACCACTACAGAGAAGCAGGTGGTGCACGGCGAAAAGATGAGCGATAACATGAAAGTAGTGGCCAGCGGTAAGTCGGACGCCAGTGCCACCAAGACGGCCGCCGTGAGCCATCAGACGGTGGTGCGCTCCGATGGCGCCATTGTGTCTAGTAACCAGTCTTCGAGGATGCAGACGGTCAAGTACGCTGTGGAGGCGAGCAGCGTACAGGAGAAGATCATCAG CTCCTAA
- the LOC108125977 gene encoding uncharacterized protein isoform X3 translates to MGGTVEQRPWTPTVRIGKIAAETTNPGPAIVTLPTLIGSKVPDSKKKAAPSYSFGHKLGNKYDTFGPGPAQYNVTGLRAKGRDYPRAATLQSRPKELTRFQNPGPGEYDVLHAAKAAMDAPPRYTFGQKPATLKSFQIPGPNHYQVVPLDVVKRRAPRYSFRIKVNVYIVDNPAPNSYCPEKVTQSKKNAPRYTFGRRTKIQHDQGTPAPGAYCPEKVKLNKTPEFSFGIKHHELRPDYTPAPGTYKPEQVSLEHNPAYSFGIKTKHIQVSDTPAPGAYSPEKSKLHSTPAYSITGKASHDVVDCTPAPGAYEPEKCVLSKTPAFSFGHRVELAKASDTPAPGTYQPEKVRLDSTPAFTLSGRHEIKAVSETPAPGSYAPEKYRNDRTPAFTFGGKNEQRLESSTPAPGDYHPEKVRHDHNPAFSFAGRHDLHKISETPAPGDYHPEKVRQDHNPAFSFAGRHDLQKPENTPAPGAYSPEKVRQDHNPAFSMAGKHTQKVSSDTPAPGDYCPEKVRLDHTPAYTFGGKNDPKVENNTPAPGDYCPEKVRQDHNPAFSFAGRHDLHKPDSNPAPGAYSPEKVRQDHNPAFSMAGKHTQKVSSDTPAPGDYCPEKVRLDHTPAYTFGGKNDPKVENNTPAPGDYHPEKVRQDHNPAFSFGGRHDLHKPDNNPAPGAYSPEKVRQDHNPAFSMAGKYIQRVSSDTPAPGDYCPEKVRLDHTPAYTFGGKNDPKVENNTPAPGDYHPEKVRQDHNPAFSFAGRHDLYKPNETPAPGAYSPEKVRQDHNPAFSMAGKHTQKVSSDTPAPGDYCPEKVRLDHTPAYTFGGKNDPKVENNTPAPGDYHPEKVRQDHNPAFSFAGRHDLHKPDSNPAPGAYFPEKVRQDHNPAFSMAGKHTQKVSSDTPAPGDYCPEKVRLDHTPAYTFGGKNDPKVENNTPAPGDYHPEKVRQDHNPAFSFAGRHDLYKPNETPAPGAYSPEKVRQDHNPAFSMAGKHTQKVSSDTPAPGDYCPEKVRLDHTPAYTFGEKNDLKIENYTPAPGEYSPEKVRQDHNPAFSFGGRHDLHKPNSNPAPGAYSPEKVRQDHNPAFSMAGKYIQKVSSDTPAPGDYCPEKVRLDHTPAYTFGGKNDLKIDNHTPAPGDYHPEKVRQDHNPAFSFAGRHDLHKPNDTPAPGAYAPEKVRQDHNPAFSFGGKYDPKAEVTHPAPCDYAPERVRLDHTPAYTIAGRPTAEPVSQTPAPCDYHPEQCHVDSTPAFTFGMRLGRELVSDTPAPSAYEPEKHSLHSTPAFTFGTKSEIRVASDAPAPGHYHPEQCKLDSSPAYSFGLKTAPLPNLPEPKGAYIEDRIVQRRERRLASPVRNNGDCTSTTTTTNNSQNNANGSSSTTTTTTTTTTTKTFINGVEQPDLVQKQTKQSTKKQVNGVAHNELKSAALSNGNHSKVVSTTTTEKQVVHGEKMSDNMKVVASGKSDASATKTAAVSHQTVVRSDGAIVSSNQSSRMQTVKYAVEASSVQEKIISS, encoded by the exons ATGGGCGGGACTGTGGAGCAGCGACCTTGGACCCCGACTGTCCGTATTGGCAAGATTGCCGCCGAAACTACTAATCCTGGACCGGCTATTGTCACGCTTCCAACTTTGATTG GCAGCAAAGTGCCCGATTCTAAAAAGAAAGCGGCTCCTTCGTATTCCTTTGGTCACAAGTTGGGTAACAAATACGACACCTTTGGCCCGGGTCCAGCCCAATACAATGTTACAGGTCTGAGGGCCAAGGGAAGGGACTATCCAAGGGCTGCCACCCTGCAAAGTCGACCCAAGGAACTGACCCGCTTCCAAAATCCAGGACCAGGCG AATACGATGTTCTGCATGCGGCCAAGGCGGCTATGGATGCCCCTCCAAGATATACCTTTGGCCAGAAACCCGCGACCCTCAAGTCCTTCCAGATACCAG GTCCCAATCATTATCAAGTGGTGCCACTTGATGTCGTCAAGCGGCGAGCCCCTCGATATTCCTTTCGCATTAAAGTTAACGTCTACATTGTTGACAATCCAG CTCCGAATAGCTATTGCCCTGAAAAGGTCACGCAATCAAAAAAGAATGCGCCACGCTACACTTTTGGTAGACGAACTAAAATCCAACACGACCAGGGCACACCAG CTCCTGGCGCCTATTGTCCTGAGAAGGTGAAGCTCAATAAGACGCCAGAGTTTAGTTTTGGCATCAAACACCATGAACTGCGACCGGACTACACACCAG cGCCGGGCACTTACAAGCCCGAGCAGGTTAGCCTCGAACACAATCCCGCCTATAGTTTTGGCATAAAAACCAAACACATTCAGGTCAGCGACACCCCAG CACCCGGTGCTTACAGTCCCGAAAAATCAAAGTTACACTCCACACCCGCGTACTCGATCACAGGCAAGGCTTCTCATGATGTTGTAGATTGCACGCCTG CACCCGGCGCATACGAACCAGAAAAGTGTGTGCTGAGCAAGACGCCCGCCTTTAGCTTCGGCCACCGCGTGGAGCTCGCCAAGGCCAGCGACACCCCCGCCCCGGGCACCTACCAGCCCGAGAAGGTGCGGCTGGACAGCACGCCGGCCTTCACCCTCTCCGGCCGCCACGAAATCAAGGCGGTGAGCGAGACCCCAGCGCCCGGTTCGTATGCCCCGGAAAAGTATCGCAACGATCGCACGCCCGCCTTCACCTTCGGCGGTAAGAACGAGCAGCGGCTCGAGAGCTCCACTCCGGCACCTGGCGACTACCATCCAGAAAAAGTCCGGCACGATCACAATCCTGCTTTCTCATTCGCCGGTCGCCACGATTTGCACAAAATAAGCGAGACACCAGCCCCCGGGGACTACCACCCGGAAAAGGTAAGGCAGGACCACAACCCAGCCTTCTCCTTCGCCGGACGTCACGATCTGCAGAAGCCCGAAAATACCCCAGCTCCCGGGGCCTACTCCCCGGAGAAAGTCCGCCAAGATCACAATCCTGCATTTTCGATGGCTGGGAAGCACACCCAGAAGGTGTCCAGCGATACTCCTGCTCCTGGGGATTACTGTCCCGAAAAGGTTAGATTAGATCATACTCCTGCTTACACCTTTGGAGGAAAGAATGATCCTAAAGTGGAGAACAATACTCCCGCTCCAGGGGATTACTGCCCTGAGAAGGTCAGACAAGATCACAATCCTGCTTTCTCGTTCGCTGGTCGTCATGACCTCCACAAACCTGACAGCAATCCTGCTCCAGGAGCTTACTCCCCGGAGAAAGTCCGTCAGGATCACAATCCTGCATTTTCGATGGCTGGGAAGCACACCCAGAAGGTCTCCAGCGATACTCCTGCTCCCGGGGATTACTGTCCCGAAAAGGTTAGATTAGACCACACTCCTGCTTACACCTTTGGAGGAAAGAATGATCCTAAAGTGGAGAACAATACCCCTGCTCCTGGTGACTATCATCCAGAAAAAGTCAGACAAGATCACAATCCAGCTTTCTCGTTTGGTGGTCGACACGACCTTCACAAACCTGACAATAATCCTGCTCCTGGAGCTTACTCCCCGGAGAAAGTCCGTCAGGATCACAATCCTGCTTTTTCAATGGCTGGAAAGTATATTCAAAGGGTTTCAAGCGATACTCCAGCTCCTGGTGATTATTGTCCCGAAAAGGTTAGATTAGATCACACTCCCGCTTACACCTTTGGAGGAAAGAATGATCCTAAAGTGGAGAATAATACCCCCGCCCCTGGGGATTACCATCCCGAAAAGGTGAGACAGGATCACAACCCTGCTTTCTCATTCGCTGGACGCCACGATCTCTATAAACCCAATGAAACTCCCGCTCCAGGAGCCTATTCTCCAGAGAAAGTCAGACAAGATCACAATCCTGCATTTTCGATGGCTGGAAAGCACACCCAGAAGGTGTCCAGCGATACTCCTGCTCCCGGTGATTACTGTCCCGAAAAGGTTAGACTAGACCACACTCCTGCCTATACTTTTGGAGGAAAGAATGATCCTAAAGTGGAGAACAATACCCCTGCTCCTGGTGACTATCATCCAGAAAAAGTCAGACAAGATCATAATCCCGCTTTCTCGTTCGCTGGTCGACACGACCTCCACAAGCCAGATAGCAATCCCGCTCCTGGAGCTTACTTCCCGGAGAAAGTCCGCCAAGATCACAATCCTGCATTTTCGATGGCTGGAAAGCACACCCAGAAGGTGTCCAGCGATACTCCTGCTCCCGGTGATTACTGTCCCGAAAAGGTTAGATTAGACCACACTCCTGCCTATACTTTTGGAGGAAAGAATGATCCTAAAGTGGAGAACAATACCCCTGCTCCTGGGGATTACCATCCAGAAAAGGTCAGACAGGATCACAATCCGGCTTTCTCATTCGCTGGACGCCACGATCTCTATAAACCTAATGAAACTCCCGCTCCAGGAGCCTACTCCCCGGAGAAAGTCCGCCAAGATCACAATCCTGCTTTTTCGATGGCTGGAAAGCACACACAGAAGGTGTCCAGTGATACTCCTGCCCCAGGAGATTACTGCCCCGAAAAAGTTAGATTAGACCACACTCCTGCCTATACTTTTGGGGAAAAGAATGACCTCAAAATTGAAAACTACACTCCTGCTCCTGGGGAGTACTCTCCAGAGAAGGTAAGACAAGATCACAATCCGGCTTTCTCGTTCGGAGGTCGACACGACCTCCACAAACCTAACAGCAATCCTGCTCCTGGAGCTTACTCTCCGGAGAAAGTTAGACAAGACCACAATCCAGCTTTTTCGATGGCTGGAAAGTACATTCAAAAGGTGTCCAGTGATACCCCTGCTCCTGGTGATTACTGTCCCGAAAAGGTTAGGTTAGACCACACTCCCGCTTATACTTTTGGGGGAAAGAACGACCTAAAAATCGATAACCACACACCGGCTCCTGGTGACTATCATCCGGAAAAAGTAAGGCAGGATCACAACCCCGCTTTCTCATTCGCTGGACGCCACGATCTACATAAACCCAATGACACCCCGGCTCCTGGGGCATACGCTCCGGAGAAGGTTCGCCAAGATCACAACCCAGCTTTCAGCTTTGGCGGCAAGTACGACCCCAAGGCGGAAGTGACTCATCCTGCGCCATGCGACTACGCCCCCGAGAGAGTTCGCCTCGACCATACACCCGCCTACACCATTGCAGGTCGTCCGACCGCCGAGCCGGTGAGCCAGACCCCGGCTCCGTGCGACTACCATCCGGAGCAGTGTCATGTGGACAGCACCCCTGCCTTTACCTTTGGCATGCGACTGGGAAGAGAACTCGTCTCTGATACACCAG CACCCTCTGCATACGAGCCTGAAAAGCACTCCCTGCACTCAACACCGGCCTTCACCTTCGGCACAAAGTCGGAGATCCGAGTGGCCTCCGATGCCCCAG CCCCCGGCCATTACCATCCCGAGCAGTGCAAGCTGGACAGCTCCCCGGCTTACAGTTTTGGCCTAAAAACGGCTCCGTTGCCAAACCTTCCAG AGCCAAAGGGCGCTTACATCGAAGATCGAATTGTCCAAAGACGCGAGCGTCGTCTGGCCAGTCCCG TACGCAACAACGGTGActgcaccagcaccaccacaaCCACAAATAATAGCCAAAACAATGCAAATGGTAGCAGCAGCACAACCACAACTACAACCACCACGACAACCACAAAGACCTTTATCAACGGCGTGGAGCAACCGGATCTGGtgcaaaagcaaacaaagcaAAGCACCAAAAAGCAGGTGAATGGCGTCGCCCACAATGAGCTCAAGTCAGCAGCCCTTAGCAATGGGAACCACTCGAAGGTGGTCAGCACCACCACTACAGAGAAGCAGGTGGTGCACGGCGAAAAGATGAGCGATAACATGAAAGTAGTGGCCAGCGGTAAGTCGGACGCCAGTGCCACCAAGACGGCCGCCGTGAGCCATCAGACGGTGGTGCGCTCCGATGGCGCCATTGTGTCTAGTAACCAGTCTTCGAGGATGCAGACGGTCAAGTACGCTGTGGAGGCGAGCAGCGTACAGGAGAAGATCATCAG CTCCTAA